A genomic window from Tolypothrix sp. PCC 7910 includes:
- a CDS encoding GntR family transcriptional regulator gives MIQFRIQPDSEIPASTQLFNQIRFAIASRQYPPGYKLPSTRALAMQTGLHRNTISKVYRQLEEDGFVESLAGSGIYVRAQGHEGGSRMQSPILKQHPEADKVVQQALDELLSQGCTLSQARELFLAEIDWRLRCSAQVLVAVPTYDIGAGELMVYELEKALQIPIQLIPMEELASVLDKTSSATVVTSRYFIGEVEDIASPKAVRVIPLDIYDYSKELNLLKTLPKENCVGIVSLSSGIARAAEVILHGLRGDELLVMTTQPKDAYKLQAIVKRAEVIISDQASYAAVQAAVQAAVEDIIRLPKLIKVDNYIGTNSINLLKRELGLG, from the coding sequence ATGATTCAATTCCGCATTCAGCCAGACAGTGAAATTCCCGCCTCAACCCAGCTGTTTAATCAAATCCGGTTTGCGATCGCTTCCCGGCAATATCCACCTGGGTACAAATTGCCGAGTACAAGGGCACTGGCAATGCAGACGGGGTTACACCGTAATACAATTAGCAAGGTTTATCGTCAGTTAGAAGAAGACGGATTTGTCGAAAGTCTCGCAGGTTCGGGGATTTATGTCCGCGCCCAAGGCCATGAGGGTGGTAGCAGAATGCAATCGCCCATTCTCAAGCAACATCCCGAAGCAGACAAAGTTGTACAGCAAGCACTTGATGAGCTTCTTTCCCAAGGATGTACACTCTCGCAAGCACGAGAGTTATTTTTAGCAGAAATTGATTGGCGATTGCGTTGCAGCGCTCAGGTGTTAGTAGCAGTTCCTACTTATGACATCGGTGCTGGGGAGTTGATGGTCTATGAATTAGAAAAAGCGCTGCAAATACCAATTCAATTGATACCAATGGAAGAATTAGCATCTGTGCTAGATAAAACTTCTTCCGCCACAGTTGTGACTAGTCGGTATTTTATTGGTGAGGTAGAAGACATCGCTTCCCCGAAAGCTGTACGGGTGATTCCTCTAGATATCTACGACTATTCTAAAGAACTTAATTTGTTGAAAACCCTGCCCAAAGAAAACTGTGTGGGCATAGTCAGCTTAAGTTCTGGTATTGCGCGCGCCGCCGAAGTTATTCTCCACGGACTCCGGGGAGATGAACTATTGGTAATGACAACCCAACCAAAAGATGCTTACAAACTTCAGGCGATCGTTAAGCGCGCCGAGGTAATTATCAGCGATCAAGCAAGTTATGCAGCAGTGCAAGCTGCTGTACAAGCGGCGGTAGAAGACATCATTCGTCTGCCCAAGTTGATTAAGGTTGATAATTATATTGGTACTAATTCCATCAATTTATTGAAACGAGAATTAGGTTTGGGTTAA
- a CDS encoding tetratricopeptide repeat protein, protein MPLKSELLKFLSRIPNTQTVPQRKALLAAVGFDRLGRQITWEGTNLVFFNELLELLYSEGQIDLACFLRNLADRDLNLVGLDDSHKLNTFAEKVGNLTSQEWDREFWGISDTKAPSHVPFFLPQSDTPNFTGREEQLQQLEALLLNSHGSKVCSIVGVLGAGGIGKSALACHFATIHQDKFPDGVIGLRVDGKDLDTIAREFVRRCGEELDSEDERDTATLMREVFAHRQMLLIFDNAEEANIKKLRPGGNRCAVIVTTRRRNLPFSLDIGEQETIDLPPLPEADALKLLKKILGSERVENAVAATKRLVKLVGNLPLALQVLGAALRGQREPLDDYTKALEEEKDELFEELKIESDRDLNVEFSLSLSLKSLSKDEVDFFACLSVCAAEGFTKQTAMATTGWERNLQAQRCLKKLYDLSLLNYVDTGENRFVLHPLVRMYAEALARKRGLLPLAQERHAKFFVEWLQSDELTDETTIAEVAANLDDVILAAEWLQTHEADTAQSKKNTYEFALKLQPLFEQYGYWQKAITLMARFQSWAEQFEDWNAVVRYKMHEARYWSFAEEFERAEEILKSLQTNLQKIEDLDLQKRREAKVLNVLGGVFHKQGKTEEAIQTFTDEILIEEEIGDDRSLAIVYNRLGKLFQSQGKLEEAQHTFERGIAIAEILNNQSSLAIGLNCLGGLLQQQGKLEEAQQTFEREIEIDKALNDQSQLAITLNRLGGILQQQGKLEEAQHAFERQIAIAEALNDQSQLAIGLNCLGGLLQQQGKLEEAQHTFERQIAITEAFNDQSQLAIGLNCLGGVLQRQGKLEEAQHAFERQIAIAEALNDQSSFAIGLNRLGGLLQQQGKLEQAQHAFERGIAITEALNDQSSLAIGLNRLGGLLQQQGKLEQAQHTFERQIAITEAFNDQSQLAIGLNCLGGVLQRQGKLEEAQHAFERQIAIAEALNDQSQLAIGLNRLGGLLQQQGKLEQALHIFEREIAIDEALNDQSQLAIGLNRLGGVLQQQGKLEEAQHTFERQIAIYETLNDQSRLVIGLNRLGGVLQQQGKLEEAQHIFEREIAIYETLNDQSQLAIGLNCLGGLLQQQGKLEEAQHIFEREIAIYETLNDLSSRYAWALHNLGRVWKSKGEFEKAEILLKQSQEVFEDEKDLSGLAKVMNTLGGVLERQQKWDEAEKILRQSYDLAVKLEDKQGQAIIANSLGQVMAHQEGEKAFELSQMYFRKSIELGEELNEQKHLAKVHTAMGQAFLAHEVFEQAVEALSKGFEIDESLSNTRGLRIVTPNLTYALSQLKKQEEALKYCERALKIAPNYPGFLQLRDKIQAVISTGIQKTLIKTGLILYIGHNEDNSRWGQIAPDDGSPNITFNEKFIGSKSISTLTQGVMVEVEVKEKYGKLYARQIRVIEEEED, encoded by the coding sequence ATGCCCCTGAAATCGGAACTGTTAAAGTTTTTGTCACGAATACCCAATACACAAACAGTTCCACAGCGTAAAGCATTGTTAGCTGCTGTAGGGTTTGATCGGCTAGGTCGCCAAATTACTTGGGAAGGAACCAATCTCGTCTTTTTTAATGAATTACTGGAACTTTTGTATTCTGAAGGACAGATTGATCTAGCTTGCTTTTTAAGGAACTTGGCAGATCGTGATTTGAATCTTGTCGGCTTGGATGATAGTCATAAGCTGAACACGTTTGCTGAGAAGGTTGGTAATTTAACATCTCAGGAGTGGGATAGAGAGTTTTGGGGAATTTCCGATACAAAAGCCCCATCGCATGTCCCTTTTTTTCTGCCACAGTCAGATACACCTAATTTTACGGGGCGAGAGGAACAACTTCAGCAACTAGAAGCACTATTACTGAATTCACATGGTTCTAAAGTCTGTAGTATCGTCGGAGTATTGGGTGCTGGTGGTATTGGCAAGTCTGCTTTAGCATGTCACTTCGCAACGATTCATCAAGATAAATTTCCAGATGGAGTAATTGGGTTAAGGGTAGATGGTAAAGATTTGGATACTATTGCCCGTGAGTTTGTGAGACGTTGTGGAGAGGAACTAGATTCAGAAGATGAGCGAGATACCGCAACTCTGATGCGAGAGGTGTTTGCTCATCGTCAAATGTTGCTGATCTTTGACAATGCTGAGGAAGCAAACATTAAAAAGTTGCGCCCTGGAGGTAATCGTTGTGCAGTAATCGTGACAACTCGCAGACGCAATCTGCCTTTCTCTCTTGATATTGGAGAGCAAGAAACCATTGACTTACCCCCGTTACCTGAAGCAGATGCTCTGAAATTGTTGAAGAAGATTTTGGGATCTGAACGCGTTGAGAATGCTGTAGCGGCGACAAAGCGACTAGTGAAATTAGTTGGTAATTTGCCTTTAGCGTTGCAAGTTTTAGGCGCAGCTTTACGAGGACAACGCGAGCCTTTGGATGACTATACAAAAGCTCTAGAAGAAGAGAAAGATGAACTATTTGAAGAACTCAAAATAGAGAGTGATCGCGATCTCAACGTAGAATTTTCATTGAGTTTAAGCTTGAAGTCGCTTTCAAAGGATGAAGTTGATTTTTTTGCTTGTTTAAGTGTGTGTGCAGCAGAAGGCTTTACTAAGCAAACAGCAATGGCAACAACAGGATGGGAGAGAAATTTGCAAGCCCAGCGTTGTTTGAAAAAGCTTTATGATTTGTCACTCTTGAATTATGTAGATACAGGAGAGAACCGTTTTGTGCTGCATCCGTTGGTGCGGATGTACGCGGAAGCCTTGGCTCGCAAGCGAGGGTTGCTGCCTTTAGCACAAGAACGTCATGCCAAGTTTTTTGTAGAGTGGCTACAGTCAGATGAATTGACAGATGAAACCACTATTGCTGAAGTTGCTGCAAACTTAGATGATGTAATTCTAGCTGCTGAATGGTTGCAGACTCATGAAGCTGACACAGCACAAAGCAAAAAGAATACCTATGAGTTTGCTTTAAAGCTCCAGCCATTATTTGAGCAGTATGGCTATTGGCAAAAAGCAATTACCCTGATGGCGCGGTTTCAGTCCTGGGCAGAGCAATTTGAAGATTGGAATGCAGTAGTTAGATACAAAATGCATGAGGCTCGTTACTGGTCTTTTGCAGAAGAATTTGAACGAGCCGAAGAGATTTTGAAATCTTTACAAACGAATTTACAAAAGATAGAGGATCTAGATCTTCAGAAGAGACGCGAAGCCAAGGTGCTGAATGTATTGGGTGGTGTCTTTCACAAACAAGGTAAGACAGAAGAAGCCATTCAAACTTTTACTGATGAAATTTTGATTGAAGAAGAAATCGGGGATGATCGCTCATTAGCCATTGTTTATAATCGTTTAGGCAAATTATTCCAGTCCCAAGGCAAATTAGAAGAGGCACAGCACACCTTTGAACGAGGAATTGCGATCGCTGAAATCCTCAATAACCAATCATCCCTTGCGATTGGGTTGAACTGTTTAGGAGGACTGCTCCAGCAACAGGGCAAATTAGAAGAGGCACAGCAAACCTTTGAACGAGAAATTGAGATTGATAAAGCCCTCAATGACCAATCTCAACTTGCAATTACACTGAACCGCTTAGGAGGAATACTCCAGCAACAGGGCAAATTAGAAGAGGCACAGCACGCCTTTGAACGACAAATTGCGATTGCCGAAGCCCTCAATGACCAATCTCAACTTGCCATTGGGTTGAACTGTTTAGGAGGACTGCTCCAGCAACAGGGCAAACTAGAAGAAGCACAGCACACCTTTGAACGACAAATTGCGATCACCGAAGCCTTCAATGACCAATCTCAACTTGCCATTGGGTTGAACTGTTTAGGAGGAGTACTCCAGCGACAGGGCAAATTAGAAGAGGCACAGCACGCCTTTGAACGACAAATTGCAATTGCCGAAGCCCTCAATGACCAATCATCCTTTGCAATTGGATTGAACCGTTTAGGGGGACTGCTCCAGCAACAGGGCAAATTAGAACAAGCGCAGCACGCCTTTGAACGAGGAATTGCGATTACCGAAGCCCTCAATGACCAATCATCCCTTGCAATTGGATTGAACCGTTTAGGGGGACTGCTCCAGCAACAGGGCAAATTAGAACAAGCGCAGCACACCTTTGAACGACAAATTGCGATTACCGAAGCCTTCAATGACCAATCTCAACTTGCCATTGGGTTGAACTGTTTAGGAGGAGTACTCCAGCGACAGGGCAAATTAGAAGAGGCACAGCACGCCTTTGAACGACAAATTGCAATTGCCGAAGCCCTCAATGACCAATCTCAACTGGCAATTGGGTTGAACCGTTTAGGGGGACTGCTTCAGCAACAGGGCAAATTAGAACAAGCACTGCACATCTTTGAACGAGAAATTGCAATTGACGAAGCCCTCAATGACCAATCTCAACTGGCAATTGGGTTAAACCGTTTAGGAGGAGTACTCCAGCAACAGGGCAAATTAGAAGAGGCACAGCACACCTTTGAACGACAAATTGCGATTTATGAAACTCTCAATGACCAATCTCGACTTGTAATTGGGTTGAACCGTTTAGGAGGAGTACTCCAGCAACAGGGTAAATTAGAAGAGGCACAGCACATCTTTGAACGAGAAATTGCGATTTATGAAACCCTCAATGACCAATCTCAACTTGCAATTGGGTTGAACTGTTTAGGGGGATTGCTCCAGCAACAGGGTAAATTAGAAGAGGCACAGCACATCTTTGAACGAGAAATTGCGATTTATGAAACCCTCAATGACCTATCATCTAGATATGCATGGGCATTACACAATTTGGGCCGAGTTTGGAAGTCAAAAGGAGAGTTTGAAAAAGCCGAGATACTTCTCAAGCAAAGCCAGGAAGTTTTTGAGGATGAAAAGGATTTATCTGGTTTAGCAAAGGTTATGAACACTCTGGGTGGTGTCTTAGAAAGACAGCAGAAATGGGATGAAGCTGAAAAAATCCTGCGCCAGAGTTATGACTTAGCAGTAAAGCTTGAGGACAAACAAGGACAAGCGATCATAGCTAATAGTTTAGGGCAAGTTATGGCTCATCAAGAAGGGGAAAAAGCCTTTGAGCTTTCACAAATGTACTTTCGTAAAAGTATTGAATTAGGAGAAGAACTTAATGAGCAGAAACATCTTGCTAAGGTACATACAGCAATGGGACAAGCATTTTTAGCTCACGAAGTTTTTGAGCAAGCTGTTGAGGCATTATCTAAAGGCTTTGAAATTGATGAAAGCTTGTCCAATACTCGTGGTTTAAGAATAGTCACCCCTAACCTAACTTATGCTCTATCTCAATTAAAAAAACAAGAAGAAGCATTAAAGTATTGTGAGCGGGCGTTGAAAATTGCCCCAAATTATCCAGGTTTCCTGCAATTGCGTGACAAAATTCAAGCAGTGATTTCAACAGGCATTCAGAAAACGCTTATCAAAACTGGTTTGATTTTATATATTGGTCATAACGAAGACAACTCACGCTGGGGACAAATTGCACCTGATGATGGAAGCCCAAACATTACTTTTAACGAAAAGTTTATTGGTTCTAAATCTATATCTACGCTTACTCAAGGGGTTATGGTTGAAGTTGAGGTCAAGGAAAAATATGGAAAGCTTTATGCAAGACAAATTAGAGTTATTGAAGAGGAAGAAGATTGA
- a CDS encoding ATP-binding protein, whose product MVPEQVKEDLLLAVDLIELETQVFDIWGLRKIEPFPRTALNFYGKPGTGKTLAAHAIASKINRPILVASYAQIESMYHGEGPKNVEAIFFAAERDNALLFIDEADSLLSKRLTNVTQGSEQAINSMRSQLLICLERFRGVVIFSTNLVENYDKAFETRVRNINFPLPDQPCRQEIWKRHLPTQLPLATDVTYERLAEVEDVCGRDIKNAVLDAAMRVARKGKGIVELSDLLDSIERIKAARISDKSDSKKLSPEDEFKISEKIKTSLSNKEQQTNASDNLNQAEPLL is encoded by the coding sequence GTGGTTCCTGAACAAGTTAAAGAAGACCTGCTTCTAGCAGTCGATTTAATAGAGCTTGAAACTCAAGTTTTCGATATTTGGGGTTTGCGGAAGATTGAACCTTTTCCTCGAACAGCATTGAACTTTTATGGCAAACCAGGAACCGGAAAAACACTTGCAGCCCATGCAATTGCTTCTAAAATTAACCGTCCGATTTTAGTTGCCAGTTACGCTCAAATTGAGAGTATGTATCACGGTGAGGGGCCAAAGAATGTGGAGGCTATCTTTTTTGCAGCAGAAAGAGATAATGCTTTGTTATTTATCGATGAAGCAGATTCCTTGCTTTCCAAAAGACTAACTAATGTCACCCAAGGTTCAGAGCAAGCTATCAATTCAATGCGTAGCCAATTACTCATCTGTTTAGAAAGATTTCGTGGGGTTGTGATTTTTTCCACAAATCTTGTCGAAAACTACGACAAAGCATTTGAAACCAGGGTACGCAATATTAATTTTCCTTTGCCAGATCAGCCTTGTCGTCAAGAGATTTGGAAAAGGCATTTGCCCACACAGCTACCATTAGCAACAGACGTAACTTATGAACGACTTGCCGAAGTTGAAGATGTATGTGGTAGAGACATTAAAAATGCTGTCCTTGATGCTGCTATGAGAGTTGCTCGAAAAGGCAAGGGGATTGTCGAACTTAGCGATCTACTTGACTCCATTGAACGCATTAAAGCCGCAAGAATTAGCGATAAGTCTGATTCAAAAAAGTTATCTCCAGAAGATGAGTTCAAAATTAGCGAGAAGATAAAAACTTCTCTAAGTAATAAGGAACAACAAACAAATGCATCAGATAACCTAAATCAGGCTGAACCTTTACTTTAG
- a CDS encoding dienelactone hydrolase family protein: MTERAIDTTTVQISQDNLSIVAYLAQPKESGSYPAVVVLQEIFGVNVHIRDVTERIAKLGYVAIAPALFQRQAPGFETGYTPEDIEIGRGYAMQTTASELLSDIQATIDYLKTLPNVKKDSFGCVGFCFGGHVAYLAATLPDIKATASFYGAGITTRTPGGGEPTVTRTNEIKGTIYTLFGMEDASIPAEQVDEIEATLEKYNIPHRVFRYDGADHGFFCDRRASYNPKVAADAWEQVKQLFGQLA, translated from the coding sequence ATGACAGAGCGAGCAATCGACACCACAACGGTTCAAATTTCGCAAGATAATCTTTCAATAGTAGCTTACTTGGCACAGCCAAAAGAATCAGGCTCTTACCCAGCAGTTGTGGTGTTGCAAGAGATTTTTGGTGTCAATGTCCACATTCGGGATGTCACCGAACGGATTGCCAAGCTAGGTTATGTTGCGATCGCACCTGCACTTTTTCAACGCCAAGCACCAGGTTTTGAAACTGGCTATACTCCCGAAGATATTGAAATTGGCCGCGGCTATGCAATGCAAACCACAGCTTCTGAATTATTGAGCGATATTCAAGCCACAATTGATTATCTAAAAACCCTTCCCAATGTTAAAAAGGATAGCTTCGGCTGTGTAGGCTTCTGCTTTGGCGGTCACGTAGCATATCTTGCTGCTACTCTCCCAGATATTAAAGCTACAGCTTCCTTTTATGGGGCAGGGATTACAACCCGCACACCCGGGGGCGGAGAACCTACCGTTACCCGTACCAATGAAATTAAAGGCACAATTTACACCTTATTTGGCATGGAAGATGCCAGCATTCCTGCCGAACAGGTAGATGAGATTGAAGCAACGTTAGAAAAATACAACATTCCGCACCGCGTGTTTCGCTACGATGGAGCTGACCACGGATTTTTCTGCGACCGTCGCGCCAGCTATAATCCTAAAGTTGCAGCCGATGCTTGGGAGCAGGTGAAACAACTCTTTGGTCAACTGGCATAA
- a CDS encoding alpha/beta fold hydrolase has protein sequence MPYINVRGIEHYYEWVKKPSNSSAKPVMVFMHGWAGSARYWQSTANALLDQFDCLLYDLRGFGRSRGKPTIAEASESVAESQSPEAAAAAIEELTYELEEYADDLAALLDKLQLQRVYINAHSMGASIAVLFFNRYPQKVERGILTCSGVFEYDEKAFAAFHKFGGYVVKFRPNWLGKIPFVDQMFMARFLHRPIPKAERQAFLQDFLEADYDAAIGTIFTSVSKAQSEVMPQEFAKLIVPTLLVAGEYDQIIPAKMGRQAAAMNNKVEFALIPNTAHFPMLEDAPTYLRRVGEFLQIPTAVN, from the coding sequence ATGCCTTACATTAATGTTCGTGGTATTGAGCATTACTACGAGTGGGTGAAAAAACCATCAAATTCCTCCGCTAAGCCAGTGATGGTTTTCATGCACGGCTGGGCTGGCTCGGCTAGGTACTGGCAAAGTACTGCTAATGCTTTACTAGACCAATTTGATTGTTTGCTTTACGATTTACGCGGCTTTGGGCGTTCTCGGGGTAAACCAACCATAGCCGAGGCTAGTGAATCGGTTGCTGAATCCCAATCTCCAGAAGCAGCAGCAGCAGCAATTGAAGAATTAACTTATGAATTAGAAGAATACGCTGATGACTTAGCAGCACTGCTAGATAAATTGCAGCTACAGCGTGTGTATATCAATGCTCACTCAATGGGCGCATCCATTGCAGTTTTGTTTTTTAACCGCTATCCCCAAAAAGTCGAACGGGGAATTTTGACTTGTAGCGGCGTTTTTGAGTACGACGAAAAAGCTTTTGCTGCTTTTCATAAATTTGGTGGGTACGTAGTTAAATTTCGTCCCAATTGGTTAGGTAAAATTCCATTTGTTGACCAGATGTTTATGGCGAGATTTCTGCATCGCCCTATACCAAAAGCTGAACGTCAAGCTTTTTTACAAGATTTTCTGGAAGCTGATTATGATGCTGCTATAGGAACAATTTTTACTTCCGTGAGTAAAGCACAATCGGAAGTAATGCCGCAGGAATTTGCCAAGCTAATAGTGCCAACACTCTTGGTAGCTGGGGAGTATGACCAGATTATCCCGGCTAAAATGGGGCGACAAGCAGCAGCAATGAATAACAAAGTTGAGTTTGCGTTGATTCCTAATACAGCGCATTTTCCTATGTTAGAAGATGCTCCAACTTATCTACGACGGGTGGGGGAGTTTTTACAAATTCCCACAGCAGTTAATTAA
- a CDS encoding DUF4058 family protein: MSELNYQVFGSVAMASPFPGMNPYLENPLFWSEIHNLLIAAIFRHLNPQLRPKYKVAIEKRVYQTIDEDSLLVGVADVAVQNTQQKSSPEPANIAVASPSVAAVTVDVTMPETIRETYLEVRDIATQEVVTTIEILSPKNKRPGEGRNAYTKKRLQVLGSYTNLVEIDLLRDGKPIQQLQNNLQTDYRILVSRASKRPKADLYAFNLPNSIPAFPLPLREGDTEPLLDIQILICELYDEGNYDLVIDYNQEPVPAISAENLGWLDTVLKEQGLRN, translated from the coding sequence TTGTCAGAATTAAATTATCAAGTATTTGGATCTGTGGCGATGGCTTCACCATTTCCAGGGATGAACCCCTATTTAGAAAATCCGCTATTTTGGTCAGAAATTCACAATTTACTCATAGCGGCTATTTTCCGGCACTTGAATCCGCAATTGCGCCCTAAATATAAAGTTGCTATTGAAAAGCGAGTATATCAAACCATTGATGAAGATTCTCTACTAGTTGGTGTTGCTGATGTCGCAGTGCAAAATACGCAACAAAAATCATCACCAGAACCAGCTAATATCGCTGTTGCTTCGCCATCAGTTGCAGCCGTGACAGTTGATGTTACTATGCCGGAAACTATCAGAGAGACTTACTTAGAAGTACGAGATATTGCGACACAAGAAGTTGTAACTACAATTGAAATTCTCTCTCCAAAAAACAAACGTCCAGGAGAAGGACGGAATGCATATACAAAAAAGCGGTTACAAGTTTTAGGAAGTTATACCAATTTAGTAGAAATTGATTTGTTGCGAGATGGTAAGCCAATACAGCAACTACAAAATAACCTGCAAACTGATTATAGAATTTTGGTCAGCCGTGCTAGCAAACGTCCTAAAGCTGATTTATACGCATTTAATTTACCCAATTCCATACCTGCTTTTCCTTTACCCTTACGTGAAGGCGATACGGAACCATTATTAGATATCCAAATATTAATTTGTGAACTCTACGACGAAGGTAACTATGATTTAGTAATTGACTATAATCAAGAACCTGTACCTGCGATATCAGCAGAAAATTTAGGTTGGTTAGATACGGTTTTAAAAGAGCAGGGATTGAGGAATTGA
- a CDS encoding Uma2 family endonuclease has product MTIVTKKLTFAEYLKYNDGTDTRYELVDGELIPMSLGTGKHGGIAKFLERTFDDESAKMGKNWTAQKFAIGIRSPRGGRWDTSRIPDVVVLTTEQWEALFNREAIIELNEPPPILVAEVVSESTQTTDYRSKRSEYAVLGISEYWIVDAIQEVVTVCTLIEGFYDAIAFRNQERLISPTFPGLDLSAEQVLAGRN; this is encoded by the coding sequence ATGACTATAGTTACCAAGAAACTAACTTTTGCAGAGTATCTCAAATATAACGATGGCACGGATACCCGATACGAACTAGTTGATGGAGAATTAATCCCCATGAGTCTTGGTACTGGAAAGCATGGTGGAATCGCCAAGTTTTTAGAGCGAACCTTCGATGACGAAAGTGCCAAAATGGGGAAAAATTGGACAGCACAAAAGTTTGCTATCGGGATTCGTTCGCCACGTGGTGGACGCTGGGATACGTCACGCATTCCAGATGTGGTGGTTTTAACAACAGAACAGTGGGAAGCACTCTTCAACCGAGAAGCGATCATCGAACTCAACGAACCGCCACCGATACTGGTTGCGGAAGTCGTTAGCGAGTCTACTCAAACCACAGATTACCGTAGTAAGCGCTCCGAGTATGCTGTTCTGGGAATTTCTGAATACTGGATTGTTGATGCAATTCAAGAGGTGGTAACTGTGTGTACTTTAATAGAAGGCTTTTATGATGCGATCGCATTCCGCAACCAAGAACGCCTCATCTCTCCTACTTTCCCAGGCTTAGATTTAAGTGCTGAACAAGTTTTAGCTGGGCGAAATTAA
- a CDS encoding S1 RNA-binding domain-containing protein, giving the protein MNSEAKRSQTANSSFTMDDFAKALEKHDYQFQKGQVVHGKVFQLDHDGAYVDIGGKSSAFIPRDEASLRAVTDLSEVLPMQEDLEFLIIREQDAEGQVTLSRKQLEIQHIWERLAQMQENSQTVPVRVTGVNKGGVTVDLQSLRGFIPRSHLIERDNLEALKGQTLTAGFLEVDRNNKKLILSQRLASRSSNFSLLEIGQLVEGKVTGIKPFGVFIDLDGVSALLHIKQVSQKFIESLDKVFQIGQPIKAVIIDLDEGKGRVALSTRVLENFPGEVLENMDEVMASAEARANRANQKSAE; this is encoded by the coding sequence ATGAATTCCGAAGCGAAACGTTCTCAAACAGCCAATTCGTCATTTACAATGGACGACTTTGCTAAAGCACTAGAAAAACACGACTACCAGTTTCAAAAGGGACAAGTAGTACATGGCAAAGTTTTCCAGCTTGACCATGATGGGGCTTATGTTGATATTGGTGGCAAATCGTCAGCGTTTATCCCCCGTGATGAGGCTTCTTTGAGAGCAGTTACCGATTTATCGGAAGTGCTACCCATGCAAGAGGATCTGGAGTTTTTGATTATCCGCGAACAGGATGCCGAAGGTCAAGTTACTCTTTCGCGAAAACAGTTAGAAATTCAGCATATTTGGGAAAGACTAGCGCAAATGCAAGAAAATTCCCAAACTGTACCAGTGCGGGTGACAGGGGTAAATAAAGGTGGTGTCACCGTTGATCTGCAATCTTTAAGAGGCTTCATTCCGCGATCGCACTTGATAGAGCGTGATAATTTAGAAGCACTTAAAGGTCAAACTCTCACTGCTGGTTTTTTAGAAGTAGACCGTAATAACAAAAAGCTAATTCTTTCTCAACGTTTGGCGAGTCGTTCTAGCAACTTTAGCTTGTTAGAAATCGGTCAATTAGTGGAAGGTAAAGTTACTGGTATTAAACCTTTTGGTGTGTTTATCGATTTAGATGGTGTCAGTGCTTTACTACATATCAAGCAAGTCAGCCAAAAATTTATTGAGTCTCTCGATAAAGTATTTCAAATTGGTCAGCCAATCAAAGCTGTGATTATTGACTTAGATGAAGGTAAAGGCCGGGTTGCACTGTCTACGAGAGTTTTAGAAAATTTCCCCGGTGAAGTTTTAGAAAATATGGATGAAGTTATGGCTTCGGCTGAGGCGCGTGCTAATCGCGCTAATCAAAAATCTGCTGAATAG